One window of the Flavobacteriaceae bacterium YJPT1-3 genome contains the following:
- a CDS encoding argininosuccinate synthase produces the protein MKKIVLAYSGGLDTSYCAVLLSQQGHEVHAVSVNTGGFSAQEIDLIKGKALTMGVKSYVNIHAVETYYEKVVKYLIYGNVLKNNTYPLSVSAERVVQAMEIINYAKEIGADAVAHGSTGAGNDQVRFDMIFQTLAPEIEIITPIRDGSLSRKQEIEYLQENGVDLSWEKAQYSVNKGLWGTSVGGKETLTSREGLPEEAYPSPLTKSKAEPVTLKFEAGELVGVNDHFGQPHENIEALESLAKGFGIGRDIHVGDTIVGIKGRVGFEAAAPLMILKAHHLLEKHTLSKWQLQHKDNLASWYGMHLHEGLYLDPVMRDIEAFLQSSQKQVSGSVYLNLYPRHFELTGIESPNDLMQSKFGQYGEENLSWTAEEVKGFIKVNSTATKIHHQLSAQA, from the coding sequence ATGAAAAAAATAGTATTAGCCTATAGCGGCGGCCTTGACACCTCGTATTGCGCGGTGCTGCTGAGTCAGCAAGGTCATGAAGTGCATGCAGTCAGTGTAAATACCGGAGGGTTTTCTGCTCAGGAGATCGACCTGATCAAAGGAAAAGCCCTGACAATGGGAGTTAAGTCGTATGTGAATATCCATGCGGTGGAAACCTATTATGAGAAAGTCGTCAAGTATTTGATCTATGGGAATGTGCTTAAGAACAATACTTATCCCTTGTCGGTTAGTGCAGAACGGGTGGTGCAAGCCATGGAAATTATCAATTACGCCAAGGAGATTGGAGCTGATGCCGTAGCGCACGGAAGTACCGGTGCCGGAAACGACCAGGTGCGCTTCGACATGATTTTCCAGACTCTGGCTCCGGAAATCGAGATCATTACCCCCATACGGGATGGTTCGCTTTCGCGAAAGCAGGAAATTGAATACCTACAGGAAAACGGCGTCGACCTCTCTTGGGAGAAGGCGCAGTACTCCGTCAATAAGGGTTTATGGGGCACCAGTGTGGGCGGTAAAGAAACCCTGACCTCCAGAGAGGGGCTACCGGAAGAGGCTTATCCAAGTCCGTTGACGAAATCCAAAGCAGAACCAGTCACCTTAAAATTTGAAGCCGGAGAGCTGGTTGGGGTTAATGATCACTTTGGACAACCCCATGAGAACATCGAAGCTTTAGAGTCCCTGGCCAAGGGCTTCGGGATCGGGCGAGATATCCACGTAGGCGATACCATCGTGGGCATCAAGGGGCGTGTAGGCTTTGAGGCCGCCGCACCGCTAATGATCTTGAAAGCCCATCATCTGCTGGAAAAACATACGTTGAGTAAATGGCAGTTGCAGCACAAAGACAACCTGGCTTCCTGGTACGGCATGCATTTGCATGAGGGCCTGTATCTGGATCCTGTCATGCGGGATATAGAAGCTTTTCTGCAGAGCAGTCAAAAGCAGGTCAGTGGTAGTGTCTATCTGAATCTGTACCCCCGTCATTTTGAATTGACGGGAATTGAATCTCCCAACGACCTGATGCAATCCAAATTTGGTCAGTACGGGGAGGAAAATCTAAGCTGGACTGCAGAGGAGGTCAAAGGTTTTATTAAGGTCAATAGTACGGCGACCAAGATCCATCACCAACTCAGCGCACAAGCATGA
- the proC gene encoding pyrroline-5-carboxylate reductase, which produces MKIAIIGAGNLGLSIAKGLIVNNTITSLYLTKRSLETIKSYGTYKNVTLTSDNVKAVQQSDILLFAVQPAQFKAILEEIEPHLTEKHVLISTITGFQIAQMEAIVGEERFIIRSMPNTAIAVAKSMTCLCSNVQGTKRIKIAEAIFNGLGTTAIIEEQLMQAATVVCASGIAFWMRLIRATTQAAIQLGFDAEEAQKMAMHTCEGAAALLIESGNHPEQEIDKVTTPRGCTIEGLNEMEHKGLSSSLIQGMVASYAKINTIKSRQL; this is translated from the coding sequence ATGAAAATAGCCATTATAGGAGCCGGAAATTTAGGATTGTCGATCGCCAAGGGCTTGATCGTAAACAATACTATTACTTCTTTGTATCTGACCAAGCGTTCTCTGGAGACCATTAAATCCTACGGGACTTACAAAAACGTCACCCTGACTTCAGATAATGTGAAGGCAGTTCAGCAGTCGGATATTCTCCTATTTGCGGTACAACCGGCTCAATTCAAAGCGATTTTGGAAGAAATCGAACCCCATCTGACCGAAAAACACGTGTTGATCTCTACCATTACCGGTTTTCAGATCGCACAAATGGAAGCCATCGTAGGGGAGGAACGCTTTATCATTCGCAGCATGCCCAACACAGCTATTGCGGTGGCTAAATCCATGACCTGCTTGTGCAGCAATGTGCAGGGGACCAAGCGTATCAAAATTGCGGAAGCTATTTTCAATGGATTAGGAACCACGGCCATTATTGAAGAACAGTTGATGCAGGCCGCCACGGTGGTCTGTGCCAGTGGAATTGCCTTTTGGATGCGTTTGATACGTGCTACCACTCAGGCAGCCATTCAATTGGGCTTTGATGCCGAAGAAGCTCAGAAAATGGCCATGCATACCTGTGAAGGAGCCGCCGCCTTACTTATCGAATCCGGGAATCATCCAGAGCAGGAGATCGATAAAGTGACCACGCCCAGAGGCTGCACCATAGAAGGTTTAAACGAAATGGAACACAAAGGGCTCAGCTCTTCCCTGATCCAGGGAATGGTTGCCTCCTATGCCAAGATCAACACCATCAAGAGCCGGCAGTTATGA
- a CDS encoding aminotransferase class III-fold pyridoxal phosphate-dependent enzyme, translated as MSLFQVYPLYDVTPERAEDVFVYDDQGTQYLDLYGGHAVISIGHCHPHFTEQLKKQLENLPFYSNAVKNPVQELLSRKLTQQSACPEYQLFLCSSGAEANENALKLASFHTGRSQVIAFHNSFHGRTSAAVAATDNKAIIAPINAQQEVAFLPLGDLERLEKELVRQKACAVILEFIQGVGGLDESSAEFYKGVARLCKKYGSCLIADEVQAGFGRTGDFFAFQKYDIKPDIISMAKGMGNGFPVGGILIHPDIKASHGLLGTTFGGNHLACTASLAVLHVLEDQQLLPHALEMEDYFRAKAAHVPEIKKIKGRGLMLGLEFEFEVGELRKKLIYDKHIFTGGAKNKKLLRILPPLTLQQEHIDFFFKALRESLNHLPQGS; from the coding sequence ATGAGTTTATTTCAGGTCTATCCATTGTACGACGTCACCCCCGAAAGGGCCGAAGACGTATTTGTATATGATGATCAGGGTACCCAGTACCTCGATCTCTATGGTGGGCATGCCGTGATCTCTATCGGGCACTGCCATCCGCACTTTACGGAACAATTAAAGAAACAATTAGAAAACTTGCCTTTTTACAGCAACGCGGTCAAAAATCCGGTACAGGAGCTGCTTTCGCGAAAGCTTACCCAGCAATCGGCCTGTCCCGAGTATCAGCTGTTTCTATGCAGCAGTGGGGCAGAGGCTAATGAAAATGCCTTGAAATTGGCTTCGTTTCATACCGGGCGCAGCCAGGTGATCGCTTTTCACAACAGCTTCCACGGTCGGACTTCAGCGGCCGTGGCCGCTACGGATAATAAGGCGATCATAGCCCCCATTAACGCTCAGCAGGAAGTGGCTTTTCTCCCGTTAGGCGATCTGGAACGACTCGAAAAAGAATTGGTCAGACAGAAAGCTTGCGCCGTCATTCTGGAATTTATACAAGGAGTAGGTGGCCTGGACGAAAGTAGTGCTGAATTTTATAAAGGAGTAGCCCGCTTGTGTAAAAAATACGGCAGCTGTCTCATTGCTGATGAAGTACAGGCAGGCTTTGGTAGAACAGGAGATTTTTTTGCTTTTCAGAAGTATGACATTAAGCCTGATATCATATCGATGGCTAAGGGCATGGGAAATGGATTTCCGGTGGGCGGGATACTCATCCACCCTGATATCAAGGCCAGTCACGGTTTATTGGGGACCACCTTTGGAGGCAATCATTTGGCGTGTACCGCCTCTTTGGCCGTGCTGCACGTACTGGAAGATCAGCAATTACTGCCGCACGCTTTGGAGATGGAAGATTACTTTAGAGCCAAGGCTGCTCATGTGCCGGAAATCAAAAAGATCAAAGGTCGGGGACTCATGCTGGGGCTTGAATTCGAATTTGAAGTGGGGGAACTGAGAAAAAAACTCATCTACGACAAGCACATCTTTACCGGTGGGGCCAAAAACAAAAAGCTCTTACGTATCCTGCCCCCATTAACCCTACAGCAAGAGCACATCGATTTCTTTTTTAAAGCATTACGAGAATCTTTAAATCACTTACCTCAGGGCTCATGA
- a CDS encoding N-acetylornithine carbamoyltransferase, whose amino-acid sequence MKKYTAIHDITDLHAWIEEARHLKKDPFAFEHLGKRKTLCMLFFNPSLRTRISTEKAARNLGMEVIILNVGSDSWVLEFEDGTVMNAGSSEHIREAAGVLSQYADVLAVRAFPELKSRTADEDERILTSFIQHASIPVVNMESATAHPLQALSDAITISEQQKTSRPKVVLSWAPHPKALPHAVANSFVQIMKRMPVDLTITHPEGYDLNPEVTGAIPINYNQEEALQEADFVYVKNWSSYLDYGKVLEDPQGVHAKWIMTKEKLGKAQFMHCLPVRRNVVVEDAVLDSTQSLVLEQANNRTYAAQLALKKILADEI is encoded by the coding sequence ATGAAGAAATACACCGCTATCCATGACATTACTGATCTGCACGCTTGGATTGAAGAAGCCAGGCACTTAAAGAAGGATCCCTTTGCATTTGAACATTTGGGCAAACGGAAGACCCTCTGTATGCTGTTCTTTAATCCCAGTTTACGCACACGGATCAGTACTGAAAAAGCAGCCCGGAATTTAGGTATGGAGGTCATCATCCTGAATGTTGGCAGTGATTCCTGGGTTCTGGAATTTGAAGATGGTACCGTTATGAATGCCGGGAGTAGTGAACACATCAGGGAAGCTGCCGGAGTACTTTCGCAATATGCCGATGTCCTGGCCGTACGCGCCTTCCCCGAACTGAAAAGTCGGACTGCCGATGAAGACGAACGCATCCTAACTAGTTTTATCCAGCACGCGTCCATACCCGTAGTTAACATGGAAAGTGCTACCGCTCATCCCTTGCAAGCCCTGTCTGATGCGATCACCATCAGCGAACAACAAAAAACGTCCAGACCCAAAGTGGTCCTGTCCTGGGCTCCTCATCCCAAGGCGCTGCCGCATGCCGTTGCGAATTCTTTTGTGCAGATCATGAAGCGCATGCCGGTTGATCTGACCATCACGCATCCAGAGGGCTACGACTTAAATCCTGAAGTTACCGGAGCTATCCCGATCAATTATAATCAAGAGGAAGCTCTCCAGGAGGCCGATTTTGTTTACGTTAAAAATTGGAGTAGCTATTTGGACTACGGTAAGGTACTCGAGGATCCTCAAGGAGTGCATGCAAAGTGGATCATGACCAAAGAAAAATTAGGCAAAGCGCAATTCATGCATTGCCTACCGGTACGGCGAAATGTCGTGGTGGAAGATGCCGTACTGGACAGCACCCAATCGTTGGTCCTGGAGCAAGCCAATAATCGCACCTATGCCGCTCAATTAGCGCTTAAAAAGATACTTGCTGATGAAATCTAA
- the argB gene encoding acetylglutamate kinase — protein MKSKLTVVKVGGNLLEDQLRCQKILTAFAKAESPKILVHGGGKLASKLAMDLGITVNMHEGRRITDGATLEVIVMAYAGKVNKEVVAALQKEGCDAIGLSGADANLIQAIKRPVAEVDFGFAGDITQVHTKTLLALLDLGLVPVFCALTHDGKGQLLNTNADTIAAALCGALSDHYEVTLKYCFEKKGVLRDVEDEASVIPEITPNTVQQLIATGVISDGMLPKIHNSLKALQSGAKAVHIGNEEIINGTAKHFTTLRHE, from the coding sequence ATGAAATCTAAACTGACTGTAGTCAAGGTAGGAGGGAATCTTCTGGAAGATCAGCTACGCTGCCAAAAGATCCTAACCGCTTTCGCGAAAGCTGAAAGCCCCAAGATCCTGGTTCATGGTGGCGGAAAACTGGCCAGTAAGTTGGCGATGGACCTGGGTATAACCGTCAACATGCATGAGGGCCGACGGATCACCGATGGGGCTACTCTGGAGGTCATTGTGATGGCCTACGCCGGAAAGGTGAATAAGGAAGTGGTTGCCGCATTGCAAAAGGAGGGCTGCGATGCCATCGGGCTTTCCGGAGCGGATGCCAATCTTATCCAAGCGATAAAACGGCCTGTTGCCGAGGTGGATTTTGGCTTTGCCGGCGACATTACGCAGGTCCATACGAAGACCTTACTTGCCTTACTTGATCTTGGATTGGTCCCTGTTTTTTGCGCGCTGACCCATGACGGGAAAGGCCAGCTTTTAAATACCAATGCAGATACCATAGCGGCTGCTTTGTGCGGGGCCCTTTCGGATCATTATGAAGTGACCCTGAAGTATTGTTTTGAAAAAAAAGGAGTGCTACGCGATGTGGAGGACGAGGCGTCCGTAATCCCCGAAATCACGCCCAATACGGTTCAGCAGCTCATTGCTACAGGCGTCATTTCAGACGGCATGCTCCCGAAAATTCACAACAGTCTAAAGGCACTTCAGTCTGGAGCCAAGGCCGTACACATCGGGAATGAAGAGATCATCAATGGGACTGCAAAACACTTTACAACACTGCGTCATGAGTAA
- a CDS encoding M20 family metallo-hydrolase, whose translation MSNNEAITNSAIALLKALIATPSFSSEEEGTAQLLEGWMQEYEIKYQRTQNNVWAVNKHFKAGKPTLLLNSHHDTVKPNSAYTLDPFTPIVKDRKLYGLGSNDAGGCLVSLLATFTHFYDQSDLNYNLVFVGSAEEESSGPNGLNSMLEVIPTIDVAIVGEPTQMHLAVAEKGLVVFDAVVKGTPSHAAHPNEDNALYKAIPFLQWCKDFRFEKESEQLGAVKLTLTQMQAGKQHNAVPAQVDLVVDVRVNDCYTNAEIQEIVQREAPCDAIEPRSLRLNSSSIPLEHELVQAGLALGRSTYGSPTLSDQACLSCPSLKLGPGDSTRSHSADEFIHLHEIEEGINLYIQLLERIV comes from the coding sequence ATGAGTAATAACGAAGCAATCACCAACTCAGCCATCGCCTTGCTAAAAGCACTGATCGCCACCCCTTCTTTCTCTTCAGAGGAAGAGGGGACCGCTCAACTTTTAGAGGGTTGGATGCAGGAGTATGAGATCAAGTATCAGCGGACCCAGAACAATGTTTGGGCGGTAAACAAGCACTTTAAAGCCGGTAAACCCACCTTGCTTCTCAATTCACATCACGATACGGTCAAGCCGAATTCAGCCTATACGCTCGACCCCTTTACACCCATCGTAAAGGACCGAAAACTCTACGGACTGGGGAGTAATGATGCCGGGGGCTGCCTGGTTTCTTTATTGGCGACCTTCACCCATTTTTACGATCAGTCGGATCTCAACTACAATCTGGTTTTCGTAGGTTCCGCCGAAGAAGAAAGCAGTGGACCGAATGGATTGAACAGCATGCTTGAAGTAATACCAACCATTGACGTGGCTATTGTTGGAGAGCCCACGCAGATGCATTTAGCTGTAGCAGAAAAAGGCCTGGTGGTCTTTGATGCGGTAGTGAAGGGTACTCCTTCCCACGCGGCACACCCCAATGAAGACAATGCCCTGTATAAGGCAATACCATTTTTGCAGTGGTGTAAGGATTTTCGTTTTGAAAAAGAGTCGGAGCAACTAGGCGCTGTTAAACTCACCCTCACTCAAATGCAGGCCGGTAAGCAGCACAATGCGGTTCCGGCCCAGGTAGACCTGGTGGTTGATGTACGGGTCAATGATTGTTATACCAATGCCGAGATCCAGGAGATCGTTCAACGGGAAGCTCCCTGCGATGCGATCGAGCCACGCAGTCTGCGACTTAATTCGAGTTCCATTCCACTCGAACACGAACTGGTACAGGCCGGTCTGGCTTTGGGAAGATCCACTTATGGGTCGCCCACCTTGAGCGATCAGGCTTGTTTGAGCTGCCCCTCCTTAAAATTGGGTCCGGGTGACAGTACCCGATCCCATAGCGCTGATGAATTTATTCACCTGCACGAAATTGAAGAAGGCATTAATCTCTATATTCAACTTTTAGAACGCATAGTATGA
- the argH gene encoding argininosuccinate lyase: MKLWDKGMTIDDKILRFTVGNDREIDMHIAKYDLMATKAHVKMLGKVDLLSEEEVGQLVPELDQLLSELARGQFVIDPIYEDIHSKIEGELTSRLGDVGKKVHSARSRNDQVLVALHLYYKDSLKAITTKTATLFHTLIDLAHRHKEQLLPGYTHLQVAMPSSFGLWFSSYAELLIDDVYLIKAAQMVVDQNPLGSAAGYGSSFPIDREYTTQLLEFHTLKYNVVAAQMARGKSERTLSAALGGLANTLSRMAMDICLYMSQNFDFISFPDALTTGSSIMPHKKNPDVFELIRGKCNKIQALSNEMILLTNNLPSGYQRDYQLLKESMIEALETLQDILDISAYAIAQVEVKTVDLTQEKYQYLFSVDAVNALVMQGKSFRESYQLIGEQIEKGTYKADRSKKHTHLGSIHNLALDKIREKMNEALS, from the coding sequence ATGAAACTTTGGGACAAAGGAATGACCATCGATGACAAAATCCTCCGGTTTACCGTTGGCAATGATCGGGAGATCGATATGCATATTGCCAAGTACGACCTCATGGCCACCAAAGCCCATGTCAAAATGCTGGGGAAGGTCGATCTACTGAGCGAGGAAGAGGTCGGTCAGCTCGTACCTGAATTGGATCAACTGTTGAGCGAACTGGCGCGCGGGCAGTTTGTGATCGACCCCATCTATGAAGACATTCACAGTAAGATAGAAGGAGAATTGACGTCCCGCCTGGGCGATGTGGGCAAGAAAGTTCACAGTGCGCGTTCGCGAAATGATCAGGTGCTGGTCGCCTTGCACTTGTACTATAAAGACAGTTTGAAGGCCATTACGACCAAGACGGCCACCCTGTTCCATACCCTGATCGATCTGGCCCACCGTCATAAGGAGCAGCTGCTTCCGGGCTATACCCATCTTCAGGTGGCCATGCCGAGTAGTTTTGGGCTTTGGTTCTCGTCCTATGCCGAACTCTTGATCGATGATGTGTACCTGATCAAGGCGGCGCAAATGGTTGTCGATCAGAATCCATTGGGATCAGCGGCTGGTTATGGTAGCTCCTTTCCCATTGACCGGGAGTACACTACCCAGTTGCTTGAATTCCACACCCTAAAATACAATGTAGTAGCGGCCCAGATGGCCCGCGGAAAGAGTGAACGTACCCTTTCTGCTGCCCTGGGGGGTCTTGCTAACACGCTTTCGCGAATGGCGATGGACATCTGTCTTTACATGAGCCAGAATTTCGATTTTATCAGCTTCCCGGATGCACTGACCACGGGGTCCAGCATTATGCCCCACAAAAAGAATCCGGATGTTTTTGAATTGATCCGCGGGAAGTGCAATAAGATCCAGGCGCTATCCAATGAAATGATTCTATTGACCAATAATCTACCCAGCGGCTACCAACGGGATTATCAATTGCTGAAAGAAAGCATGATCGAAGCTCTGGAAACCCTACAGGATATACTTGATATTAGCGCTTATGCCATTGCTCAGGTAGAAGTCAAGACGGTTGATCTCACGCAGGAGAAGTATCAATACTTATTCTCGGTGGATGCGGTCAATGCCTTAGTCATGCAGGGGAAAAGCTTTCGCGAAAGCTATCAGCTCATAGGTGAGCAGATCGAGAAAGGTACCTATAAGGCTGATCGCTCTAAAAAGCACACCCATTTGGGGAGTATTCACAATCTCGCCCTGGACAAGATCAGGGAAAAAATGAATGAGGCCTTGTCCTAA
- the leuB gene encoding 3-isopropylmalate dehydrogenase, which produces MKFDIAVLSGDGIGPEVTEQSIKVLNAIADVYDHSFVYHRALMGASAIDATGNPLPEETLDICEKSDAILFGAIGDPKYDNDPSAKVRPEQGLLRLRKSLGLFCNVRPVKAYEQLIDRSPLKKEIISGTDIAIYRELTGGIYFGSKELSDDGQVASDGCSYSVEEISRISHLAFQAAQKRSKKLTLVDKANVLETSRLWRKTVTEIAQEYKDVKLDFLFVDNAAMQMILNPSQFDVILTENLFGDIISDEASVIGGSIGLLASASVGDKHALFEPIHGSFPQAAGKDIANPLASILSAAMMLDHLGLTEEARAIEQAVEKSLVLGITTSDINPDRHTFTSKVGDFIADHITHPNDTNINFKNVHMGQSTII; this is translated from the coding sequence ATGAAATTTGATATCGCTGTTCTTTCCGGTGATGGGATAGGTCCCGAAGTGACAGAACAATCCATAAAAGTGTTGAATGCCATAGCTGATGTCTATGACCATTCCTTTGTTTATCACCGCGCTCTGATGGGGGCTTCAGCTATTGATGCTACCGGCAATCCGCTGCCGGAAGAAACCCTGGACATTTGCGAGAAGTCAGATGCAATTCTCTTTGGTGCCATAGGCGATCCTAAGTATGACAATGATCCCTCGGCCAAGGTTCGCCCAGAACAAGGCTTGTTGCGTTTGCGGAAGTCTCTCGGACTTTTCTGCAACGTACGACCGGTCAAAGCCTATGAGCAACTTATCGATCGCTCTCCACTTAAAAAAGAAATTATTTCAGGAACCGATATTGCCATTTATCGCGAACTCACCGGAGGCATTTATTTTGGTAGCAAAGAGTTGAGTGACGACGGACAGGTAGCCAGCGATGGTTGCTCGTACAGCGTAGAGGAGATCTCGCGCATCAGTCACCTCGCCTTTCAGGCCGCCCAGAAACGGAGTAAAAAACTAACCCTGGTAGACAAGGCCAATGTTTTGGAAACCTCTCGCCTGTGGAGAAAAACGGTCACGGAAATTGCTCAGGAGTATAAAGACGTTAAACTGGATTTCCTTTTTGTCGATAATGCTGCTATGCAGATGATCTTAAATCCCTCCCAGTTTGATGTCATCCTCACTGAAAATCTGTTTGGAGATATCATCAGTGATGAAGCCAGTGTGATTGGCGGTTCTATAGGCTTATTGGCCTCGGCCAGTGTAGGCGATAAACACGCCTTGTTTGAGCCTATTCACGGTTCTTTTCCTCAAGCGGCTGGTAAAGACATTGCGAACCCTCTGGCATCTATCCTTTCCGCGGCCATGATGCTGGATCACTTAGGCCTGACTGAGGAGGCCCGGGCGATTGAACAAGCGGTAGAGAAGTCATTGGTGTTGGGAATCACCACATCGGATATCAATCCGGACCGGCACACCTTTACCTCGAAGGTGGGCGATTTTATTGCTGATCACATTACCCATCCCAATGATACCAATATCAACTTTAAAAACGTGCATATGGGGCAAAGCACCATCATTTAA
- the leuD gene encoding 3-isopropylmalate dehydratase small subunit: MEQFKEMTSKAVPLPAENVDTDQIIPARFLKATDKQGFGDNLFRDWRFNKDGSLNTAFVMNDPRYSGAILVAGNNFGCGSSREHAAWALAGYGFKVVVSSFFADIFKGNALNNGILPIQVSPVFLKNLMTTIQEVPETAVHVNLEDQELSYPAAAGEIAKTSFEIDAYKKLCLINGYDDIDYLISKKEKIEAFEEANQL, from the coding sequence ATGGAACAGTTTAAAGAAATGACGAGTAAGGCCGTGCCCCTGCCCGCCGAGAACGTAGATACCGATCAGATCATTCCTGCACGCTTCCTTAAAGCGACGGATAAGCAAGGTTTTGGAGATAATTTGTTTCGGGACTGGCGCTTTAACAAAGACGGATCCCTGAATACGGCTTTTGTGATGAACGATCCACGGTATTCGGGAGCCATCCTGGTGGCTGGAAATAACTTTGGATGTGGCTCCAGCCGAGAACACGCTGCCTGGGCCCTGGCGGGCTACGGCTTTAAAGTGGTGGTGAGTAGTTTCTTTGCCGATATCTTTAAAGGCAACGCTTTAAACAACGGCATTCTGCCCATTCAGGTAAGTCCGGTCTTCCTTAAGAATCTGATGACCACCATTCAGGAAGTTCCTGAGACGGCGGTACACGTCAACCTGGAAGATCAAGAACTCTCCTACCCTGCAGCGGCAGGGGAAATCGCAAAGACCTCTTTTGAGATCGATGCCTATAAAAAACTCTGCCTGATCAATGGCTATGATGATATTGACTATTTGATCAGCAAAAAAGAAAAAATCGAGGCTTTTGAAGAAGCCAACCAACTGTAA
- the leuC gene encoding 3-isopropylmalate dehydratase large subunit, which translates to MGKTLFDKVWDAHVVDTVPDGPQILYIDRHLIHEVTSPQAFQELADRNIPVLRPDQTVATADHNTPTENQHLPVRDALSRKQLQQLSENCEKHGITLYGLGHKYNGIVHVMAPELGITQPGMTMVCGDSHTSTHGAFGTIAFGIGTSQVAQVFASQCLLLQKPKSLRVNVNGKLKPGVLPKDVILYIIAKLGTDAGTGYFCEYAGNVFEEMSMEGRMTVCNMSIEMGARGGMIAPDQTTFDYVKGREYAPQGEAWERKLAYWKTLPTDPDATFDQEFHFEAEDIAPMITYGTNPGMGIKIHESIPDHHNASFEKSLNYMGLKPGQRLIDQPVNYVFIGSCTNSRIEDFRVAANYVKGKQKAKNVNAWLVPGSRQVAAQLVAEGLDEIFENAGFTLRQPGCSACLAMNDDKIPAGEYCVSTSNRNFEGRQGQGARTLLASPLVAAATAIEGKIIDISTQLN; encoded by the coding sequence ATGGGAAAAACACTTTTTGATAAGGTCTGGGATGCTCATGTGGTGGATACGGTTCCGGATGGTCCGCAAATCCTGTACATTGACCGCCATTTAATTCATGAAGTTACCAGTCCGCAAGCTTTTCAGGAACTGGCTGATCGCAATATTCCGGTACTGCGGCCTGATCAAACCGTGGCCACTGCAGATCACAACACGCCTACCGAGAATCAGCATTTACCGGTGCGGGATGCGCTTTCGCGAAAGCAGCTCCAGCAACTCAGTGAGAACTGTGAAAAACACGGGATTACACTCTACGGACTGGGACATAAATACAATGGCATTGTGCACGTTATGGCGCCCGAATTGGGCATTACGCAGCCCGGTATGACCATGGTTTGTGGTGACAGTCATACCAGTACGCATGGAGCTTTTGGTACCATCGCCTTTGGAATAGGCACCAGCCAGGTAGCTCAAGTCTTTGCCAGCCAGTGTCTCCTGCTTCAAAAGCCTAAGAGTTTACGGGTCAATGTCAATGGGAAACTCAAGCCCGGCGTATTACCCAAAGATGTGATCCTGTATATCATTGCCAAACTGGGTACTGATGCAGGTACCGGGTACTTTTGTGAATATGCGGGCAACGTCTTCGAAGAAATGAGCATGGAAGGCCGGATGACGGTATGTAACATGAGCATCGAAATGGGTGCCCGGGGCGGAATGATCGCGCCAGATCAAACCACGTTCGACTATGTGAAGGGTCGCGAATATGCACCCCAGGGCGAAGCTTGGGAACGCAAATTAGCCTATTGGAAAACCCTACCCACCGATCCGGATGCGACCTTCGATCAAGAGTTTCACTTTGAGGCCGAAGACATCGCGCCTATGATCACCTACGGGACCAATCCGGGTATGGGGATCAAGATCCATGAATCCATTCCGGACCACCACAATGCTTCCTTTGAGAAGTCTCTGAATTATATGGGACTTAAACCCGGCCAACGCCTGATCGATCAGCCCGTCAACTATGTGTTTATTGGTAGCTGTACCAACTCGCGCATCGAAGACTTTCGGGTGGCCGCAAATTATGTCAAAGGCAAACAAAAAGCCAAAAATGTTAATGCCTGGTTGGTACCGGGTTCGCGACAGGTCGCCGCTCAATTGGTTGCCGAAGGCTTAGACGAGATCTTTGAAAATGCCGGATTCACCTTACGCCAACCGGGCTGTTCCGCCTGTCTGGCCATGAATGATGATAAGATCCCTGCGGGGGAGTATTGTGTGTCTACCTCCAATCGCAATTTTGAAGGCCGTCAGGGCCAGGGCGCTCGTACCTTGCTGGCGAGTCCGTTGGTCGCTGCAGCCACCGCCATTGAAGGCAAGATCATAGACATTTCAACACAATTGAATTGA